A region from the Halanaerobiaceae bacterium ANBcell28 genome encodes:
- a CDS encoding cell division FtsA domain-containing protein, with the protein MKFFEKLFNNTEENSFNYRLVLDIGTEYLKLAMIEFNKNEKNLISFARVKQDYGNMDGGAITNIDGVSAIAKKALEDIKDKTPYQTVEMITGLAGEFVKGILLSFDVVRDKPDKKLDKKELDKIMVKGQEKAYKKALEKAEMETGFKDIEFELIHYNLVEIKVDGYKVNNPEQFQGKNVSILAFYTFAPLVQLGALRTIARDLGTKLIAVMPEPLAVASSILNIETYEFGAIIIDIGGGTTDIALIRNGGIEGSRMFAMGGRAFTRTLASNLNLTLDEAEKVKLAYSKGENCKDYNRIDKLLKSDMQILYQGIELSLRDLAQGEILPKNIYFCGGGSALKGLKDGLENYNLEERLPFGQKVEISLLDATDIKSIEDQFALLKGIEYTTPKSLAYCGTKVVNKEWSVINFESKII; encoded by the coding sequence ATGAAATTTTTTGAAAAACTTTTTAATAATACGGAGGAAAATTCATTTAACTATCGATTGGTACTTGATATTGGTACTGAATACTTAAAGTTAGCTATGATTGAATTTAATAAAAATGAAAAGAACTTGATATCATTTGCTAGAGTAAAACAAGATTATGGAAATATGGATGGTGGTGCTATTACAAATATCGATGGTGTTAGTGCGATTGCTAAAAAGGCATTGGAAGATATAAAAGATAAAACTCCTTATCAGACTGTAGAGATGATTACTGGTTTAGCAGGTGAATTTGTTAAAGGTATTTTATTATCATTTGATGTAGTAAGGGATAAGCCAGATAAAAAGCTAGATAAAAAAGAATTAGATAAGATTATGGTAAAGGGCCAAGAAAAGGCTTATAAGAAGGCTTTGGAAAAGGCAGAAATGGAAACAGGTTTTAAAGATATTGAGTTTGAATTAATACATTATAATTTAGTAGAAATTAAGGTTGATGGATATAAAGTAAATAATCCTGAGCAATTTCAAGGTAAAAATGTTAGTATTCTTGCTTTCTATACCTTTGCCCCATTAGTTCAGTTAGGAGCACTCAGAACTATTGCTAGAGACTTAGGTACTAAACTAATAGCAGTAATGCCAGAACCTTTAGCTGTAGCTAGTAGTATTTTGAATATAGAGACATATGAATTTGGTGCAATAATTATAGACATTGGTGGTGGAACTACTGATATTGCTCTAATAAGAAATGGAGGTATAGAAGGTAGTCGAATGTTTGCTATGGGGGGGAGGGCTTTTACAAGAACCCTTGCTTCAAATCTGAATCTGACCTTAGATGAAGCGGAAAAAGTAAAATTAGCTTATTCTAAAGGAGAAAATTGTAAAGACTATAATAGAATTGATAAATTATTGAAATCTGATATGCAAATACTATATCAGGGCATTGAATTGTCTTTAAGAGATTTAGCACAAGGAGAAATACTACCTAAAAATATATACTTTTGTGGGGGAGGCAGTGCTCTAAAAGGCTTAAAAGATGGTTTGGAGAATTATAATCTAGAAGAAAGACTACCATTTGGTCAAAAAGTAGAGATAAGTCTATTAGACGCTACTGATATTAAAAGCATAGAAGATCAGTTTGCTTTACTAAAAGGTATAGAATATACAACTCCAAAATCCCTGGCTTATTGTGGAACTAAAGTAGTTAATAAAGAATGGAGTGTGATAAATTTTGAAAGTAAGATCATATAG
- a CDS encoding baseplate J/gp47 family protein yields the protein MKVRSYRVFYIDQESGIKEVIDLLKTSSAVKMALVIKNGHLLLNSTVNLEILKKYEKRLKKNIVIINPDKILSDKVSKAGFKMYLKLDDLEKDLAVKSSLENKVAAGREKDDALNKKGYKDEKKNIAQKQDNKELRDKIKRGQSNKSKNKHKNNNSESKGRYQNLFSRFLTVSTILIIIIMAYFYFYYPTATIEIQAIIQELNYELDLNASNRISNIDWENNILPLHKTEVKISGHKEIETTGVQLIGDEKASGYVRFINERTSNVDIPAGTIVKTDSGIEYQTLEDISVPGLEVDYLMDVPVGMKAGQSEVRVQALSAGTQANVSFGEVKRIKDSMENLHVINPEAIRGGSDKRISYLSNEDIERAKSLLAEDLRAKLVRRVYQELGGNFRIIEEKINFLEPNFSYTAESGDITDDFIIEGEVIAEGYLFKNNELDRLATNILKEKLSNNVELMSSGINIRSLKLEENGNNMYNVNVAIDAPVLTSIDTSRLARRLSGLDINAAERVLDEMANIDSYNIKSTTEVLPRMSFAINVVIREAEAMRVINLMD from the coding sequence TTGAAAGTAAGATCATATAGGGTCTTTTATATCGATCAAGAATCTGGTATAAAAGAAGTTATAGATTTATTGAAAACTAGTTCAGCAGTCAAGATGGCTTTAGTAATAAAAAACGGACATCTTCTACTAAATAGTACAGTAAATCTAGAGATTTTAAAAAAGTATGAAAAACGTCTTAAAAAAAATATAGTAATTATAAATCCAGATAAAATCTTGTCTGATAAAGTAAGTAAAGCTGGATTTAAAATGTATTTAAAGTTAGATGACTTAGAAAAAGATTTAGCAGTTAAATCTTCACTTGAAAACAAAGTAGCTGCAGGCAGAGAAAAAGATGATGCTTTAAATAAAAAAGGATATAAAGATGAGAAAAAGAATATTGCCCAAAAGCAAGATAATAAAGAACTTAGAGATAAGATAAAAAGGGGACAGAGTAATAAAAGTAAAAATAAGCATAAAAACAATAATTCTGAATCTAAAGGTAGATACCAGAATCTTTTTTCAAGGTTTTTAACAGTATCTACAATACTAATCATTATAATAATGGCTTATTTCTATTTTTATTATCCTACAGCTACTATAGAAATACAGGCAATAATTCAAGAACTTAATTATGAGCTAGATCTTAATGCTTCAAATCGAATTAGTAATATTGATTGGGAAAATAATATATTACCATTACATAAAACAGAAGTTAAAATTAGCGGTCATAAAGAAATAGAAACTACAGGGGTGCAATTAATAGGAGATGAAAAAGCATCCGGTTATGTTCGTTTTATCAATGAAAGGACAAGTAATGTAGATATTCCTGCTGGAACTATAGTAAAAACTGATAGTGGAATTGAATATCAAACTTTAGAAGATATATCAGTACCAGGTTTAGAAGTAGATTATTTAATGGATGTTCCAGTTGGTATGAAAGCAGGACAGAGCGAAGTAAGAGTACAGGCTCTATCAGCAGGTACTCAGGCTAATGTATCATTTGGAGAAGTAAAAAGAATTAAAGATAGTATGGAAAATCTCCATGTAATAAATCCTGAGGCCATTAGAGGTGGCAGTGACAAAAGAATATCCTATTTAAGTAATGAAGATATTGAAAGGGCCAAGTCTTTACTAGCAGAGGATTTAAGAGCTAAGCTAGTAAGAAGAGTATATCAGGAATTAGGAGGAAATTTTCGTATTATTGAAGAAAAAATTAACTTTCTAGAACCTAATTTTTCTTATACTGCAGAGTCTGGTGATATTACAGATGACTTTATAATTGAAGGAGAAGTAATTGCAGAAGGATATTTGTTTAAAAATAATGAATTAGATAGGCTTGCCACGAATATATTAAAAGAAAAATTATCTAATAATGTTGAATTAATGAGTTCTGGGATTAACATTCGCTCATTAAAACTTGAAGAAAACGGAAATAATATGTATAATGTAAATGTAGCTATTGATGCACCTGTCTTAACTAGTATTGATACTAGTCGATTAGCAAGACGTCTTTCTGGTCTAGATATAAATGCAGCAGAGAGAGTACTCGATGAAATGGCTAATATAGACTCTTATAATATAAAGAGTACAACAGAAGTATTACCTAGAATGAGTTTTGCTATAAATGTAGTTATTAGAGAGGCAGAAGCAATGAGAGTTATCAATCTGATGGATTAA
- the ruvX gene encoding Holliday junction resolvase RuvX — translation MGLDYGDKTIGVAISDKLGWTAQNKGVIRRKNLSDDFAELEEYIEEYEVDEIIVGLPKNMDGTMGKRVDKTKQFINFLKKRLDIPINLWDERLTSKEAENILLEADLSRAKRKKYVDQIAAAIILQSYLDANS, via the coding sequence ATGGGATTAGACTATGGAGATAAAACTATAGGAGTAGCTATTAGTGATAAATTGGGTTGGACTGCACAAAATAAGGGTGTAATTAGAAGGAAAAATCTAAGTGATGATTTTGCAGAGTTGGAGGAATATATAGAAGAATATGAAGTAGATGAAATTATAGTGGGACTGCCTAAAAATATGGATGGAACAATGGGTAAAAGAGTTGACAAGACTAAACAATTTATAAATTTCCTAAAAAAAAGACTGGATATTCCAATAAATCTTTGGGATGAACGTTTGACTAGCAAAGAAGCAGAAAATATATTGCTAGAAGCAGATCTTAGTCGAGCTAAGAGGAAAAAATATGTAGATCAAATAGCTGCAGCTATTATTCTGCAGAGTTATTTAGATGCTAATAGTTAA
- a CDS encoding DUF1292 domain-containing protein has product MANEGTFWVDEEEGVLIIRDTEGEEDNYVIEHQLELDDNTYLILVQEDMVEDENADAFVLKITNDGEEQILSVIEDEDEFQKVRDSYLAMDLD; this is encoded by the coding sequence ATGGCAAACGAAGGTACATTTTGGGTAGATGAAGAAGAGGGAGTTTTAATTATTCGAGATACAGAGGGTGAAGAAGATAATTATGTGATAGAGCATCAGTTAGAACTTGATGATAATACTTATCTTATTCTAGTTCAAGAAGATATGGTTGAAGATGAAAATGCAGATGCTTTTGTACTGAAAATTACTAATGATGGTGAAGAACAAATATTAAGTGTAATTGAAGATGAAGATGAATTTCAAAAGGTTAGAGATAGTTATTTAGCAATGGATCTTGATTAA